Proteins found in one Aethina tumida isolate Nest 87 chromosome 1, icAetTumi1.1, whole genome shotgun sequence genomic segment:
- the LOC126264236 gene encoding uncharacterized protein LOC126264236, producing the protein MALPLIDINMLMQVQPEQERDYIVLFHRYFFGLMMRDDDLIQNFINRLCLEYRLTYNRAVDIVIYFVLDFYHNIVWTYRNLVIMSLNMFIDNEWELIQDNILSAMAAGLTEDQATDLVMDLIYRSVVSHGWHNIQAYI; encoded by the exons ATGGCGCTTCCACTCATTGACATCAACATGCTCATGCAGGTGCAACCTGAGCAAGAACGGGACTACATAG TGTTGTTTCACCGTTATTTCTTCGGCCTGATGATGAGGGACGACGATCTGATCCAGAACTTTATAAACCGACTGTGTTTGGAATACAGACTAACCTACAACAGGGCCGTAGACATTGTCATATATTTCGTCTTGGATTTCTATCACAACATTGTGTGGACCTACAGAA atcttGTGATCATGTCACTGAACATGTTCATTGACAACGAATGGGAACTGATCCAGGACAACATCCTATCAGCAATGGCTGCAGGCCTCACAGAAGATCAAGCAACTGATCTAGTGatggatttaatttatagatcCGTTGTCAGTCACGGTTGGCACAATATTCAagcatatatataa
- the LOC126264308 gene encoding uncharacterized protein LOC126264308 gives MADYLRYFADVFEGDVELGVFDYFFQKHFDIVLSNFDIEIADYKLKYLNKGYSLQTVDDMVETNVRDHYIRTIWPYQRNLLGYLIMVCNKQTLALDGYIFQRLFEGESREKAFTGVMAILTVYFNTEIWPELKNYLKKPAIICTRVLGTKKCFVESCVKVAGFNWGRVYLLTGHTHYPCSWNGGQHNKRLYDRQMGYMRKGSFDKT, from the exons atggcaGACTACTTAAGATACTTCGCTGATGTGTTCGAGGGTGACGTCGAGCTGGGAGTATTCGATT attttttccaGAAACACTTCGACATTGTACTTTCGAACTTCGATATAGAAATTGCCGACTACAAACTTAAGTACCTAAATAAGGGTTATTCGTTGCAAACTGTTGACGACATGGTAGAAACGAATGTCAGAGATCATTACATCAGAACAATCTGGCCGTATCAAC GAAACCTACttggttatttaattatggtcTGCAACAAACAAACTCTAGCATTGGAcggatatatttttcaaagacTATTTGAAGGAGAAAGTCGTGAAAAAGCATTCACTGGTGTGATGGCCATACTTACGGTGTATTTCAACACAGAAATTTGGCCTGAGCTGAAAAACTACTTGAAAAAACCGGCAATAATTTGTACAAGAGTATTGGGAACCAAAAAA tgttttgtAGAATCGTGTGTGAAAGTCGCGGGATTCAACTGGGGACGCGTATATCTTTTAACCGGACATACACATTATCCTTGTTCTTGGAATGGAGGCCAGCACAATAAGAGGCTTTACGACAGACAAATGGGCTACATGAGAAAAGGTTCATTTGACAAAACATAA